In Mobula hypostoma chromosome 18, sMobHyp1.1, whole genome shotgun sequence, one genomic interval encodes:
- the LOC134358447 gene encoding NFU1 iron-sulfur cluster scaffold homolog, mitochondrial-like isoform X4, which produces MFLIPSGTEFATGRFMALQTLDTPNPNSLKFLIGRQIVESGSIDFPNVDSARSSPLAKQLFQIEGVKSVFFGPDFITITRESQVEWNILKPQVSAVLVDFFASGVPLITDVLQPDSASTDSEEDDEVVAMIKELLDTRIRPTVQEDGGDVIFKGFENGVVKLKLLGSCTGCPSSVITLKSGIQNMLQFYIPEVDEVVQVQDEVDEVNIKAFEELEKKLKDT; this is translated from the exons GTCGATTCATGGCATTACAGACCCTGGACACACCAAATCCTAACAGCTTAAAGTTTCTCATTGGTCGTCAAATAGTTGAATCAGGGAGCATTGATTTTCCAAATGTCGATTCAGCTCGCAGCTCACCTCTAGCCAA GCAGCTGTTCCAAATAGAAGGGGTTAAAAGTGTGTTCTTTGGGCCTGATTTCATTACAATAACTagg GAAAGTCAAGTGGAATGGAATATCCTTAAGcctcaggtttctgctgtccttgTGGATTTCTTTGCTAGTGGTGTTCCTTTAATCACAGATGTGCTGCAACCAGATTCTG CCTCTACAGATAGTGAGGAGGATGATGAAGTGGTTGCAATGATCAAGGAGCTGCTGGATACAAGGATAAG GCCTACTGTGCAGGAAGATGGAGGAGATGTCATTTTTAAAGGTTTTGAAAATGGTGTTGTGAAGCTAAAATTACTGGGCTCCTGCACTGGCTGTCCAAGCTCAGTCATTACTTTAAAAAGTGGAATACAAAATATGTTACAGTTTTACATTCCTGAAGTTGATGAGGTAGTACAG GTCCAAGATGAAGTAGATGAAGTAAACATTAAAGCCTTTGAAGAGCTAGAGAAGAAATTAAAAGATACATAA
- the LOC134358447 gene encoding NFU1 iron-sulfur cluster scaffold homolog, mitochondrial-like isoform X3 has protein sequence MFLIPSGTEFATGPCWTTAWWNHFSAAGRFMALQTLDTPNPNSLKFLIGRQIVESGSIDFPNVDSARSSPLAKQLFQIEGVKSVFFGPDFITITRESQVEWNILKPQVSAVLVDFFASGVPLITDVLQPDSASTDSEEDDEVVAMIKELLDTRIRPTVQEDGGDVIFKGFENGVVKLKLLGSCTGCPSSVITLKSGIQNMLQFYIPEVDEVVQVQDEVDEVNIKAFEELEKKLKDT, from the exons GGCCTTGTTGGACTACAGCATGGTGGAATCACTTTTCAGCTGCAG GTCGATTCATGGCATTACAGACCCTGGACACACCAAATCCTAACAGCTTAAAGTTTCTCATTGGTCGTCAAATAGTTGAATCAGGGAGCATTGATTTTCCAAATGTCGATTCAGCTCGCAGCTCACCTCTAGCCAA GCAGCTGTTCCAAATAGAAGGGGTTAAAAGTGTGTTCTTTGGGCCTGATTTCATTACAATAACTagg GAAAGTCAAGTGGAATGGAATATCCTTAAGcctcaggtttctgctgtccttgTGGATTTCTTTGCTAGTGGTGTTCCTTTAATCACAGATGTGCTGCAACCAGATTCTG CCTCTACAGATAGTGAGGAGGATGATGAAGTGGTTGCAATGATCAAGGAGCTGCTGGATACAAGGATAAG GCCTACTGTGCAGGAAGATGGAGGAGATGTCATTTTTAAAGGTTTTGAAAATGGTGTTGTGAAGCTAAAATTACTGGGCTCCTGCACTGGCTGTCCAAGCTCAGTCATTACTTTAAAAAGTGGAATACAAAATATGTTACAGTTTTACATTCCTGAAGTTGATGAGGTAGTACAG GTCCAAGATGAAGTAGATGAAGTAAACATTAAAGCCTTTGAAGAGCTAGAGAAGAAATTAAAAGATACATAA